The DNA segment GCCACCGGTGCCATGGCCGCCGCGAACGAGGCCCGGCTGTCGATTCCGCGAGACGTCGTCATCGGCACCTACCACGCGACCGTCGCCGGCCAGCTCGCACCCCGGCCGATGACGGTCGCGGGCATCGACCCCGGCGAGATGGCCAGGGCGACACTGTCCACGCTGGATGCCGTCATCGCCGGCAAGACGTCACCGGCGATCGACCTGTCTCCGCAACTCACCACCATCGGCGGCCTCGTCGCCTGATGCCCACTTCGATTTCGACCGCCCTTTTTCGACGACCATGAAACGTTTCTTGAAGCAGAACGAGCGACGCGGCTTCACGCTTGTCGAGTTGCTGGTCGTCATCGGCATCATCGCCCTGCTCATCAGCATCCTTCTGCCGACCCTGTCGCGAGCGCGCGACTCCGCCAACACCGTCAAGTGCTCGAGCAACCTTCGCCAGATCGGCATCGGAATTCAGTTCTACGTCAACGACAATCAGCTTTACATCGTCCCTGTCGAGCAGCTCGACGTGCCGCTCGATTCCGGCACCGACACGATCAACCTCCACTGGGCGGCGACGCTCGTGCAGACCGGGGCGATGCTCACCGACACGGCCTCCGGCGGAGCGTCGGGGGCGGCGAACGACCTGACTGAAATCGAGAACATCTTCCGCTGCCCGGAAGGTGCCGACCAGAACCGTGAGACGCTCGGCAACCCCGAGCCAGACAGTCACGAGTCAGGACTTGGCGATCTCTACTGGCTTCGGTCCACAACCGACGGGCGGCAGGTGCCGACGTGGTACGGCGCTAACGGCAGCCGGGGCAGGACGAACGGAGACTTCCGCGGCATGTGGCCGATGGGTCACGAGCGGTTTCGCATCCCGGGCGCCGATGCCAATCTCGGCGTCGTCGAAATGCACAAGATCACGCGTGTTTCTGAGCCAACGAAGATGGCTCTGATCTATGACGGTGTCCTGTACCACGACCGCAACGCCCGCCGCATCACGACGCGTCACAGAGACCGCACCGTCTGCAACGTGCTGCTCGCCGACGGGCACGTCGAGGGCTTCAGCGACCCACAGGGCAACGAGACGACACCCGACGGCGACCTGCCCGAGCAGGCAGAGTTCGCGCTCGATCGTGCCGACTACCTGACGCAGAACTACCCGCGTCTCTACTGGAACTTGAAGCAACGCGACTGATCGCGCTGCCGACCACCCTGCATGCCCTTCGGAGGAGAAACCATGACTCGCACCATTTCCGCAATTGCACTTGCCGTCGCCGCTTCACCGGCGATGGCCGACACCGTGACGTTCGATCCTGTCGACGGCTACGCGCTCGGCACGAGCTTGGTCGTCAATCCTGACTGGGCCGGCAACGGCGCGTTGTACAGCATCACGAGCCTCGGCGATGGCAACGGAGCCGCCCTTTCCGCCGCGACGCCGCAGACGCCGTTTGCCAACAACCGGTTCACGCCCTCAGCCGCGTTCCTCGGAACCGACACGACCGACACGGCCGGCCAGGCGTACGAGTTCGGCTTCCTGCTCGGATCGCCACAGGCCGCGACGGAGACCGGCTTCGGCCTGGCCCACCGCA comes from the Planctomycetota bacterium genome and includes:
- a CDS encoding prepilin-type N-terminal cleavage/methylation domain-containing protein, which encodes MKRFLKQNERRGFTLVELLVVIGIIALLISILLPTLSRARDSANTVKCSSNLRQIGIGIQFYVNDNQLYIVPVEQLDVPLDSGTDTINLHWAATLVQTGAMLTDTASGGASGAANDLTEIENIFRCPEGADQNRETLGNPEPDSHESGLGDLYWLRSTTDGRQVPTWYGANGSRGRTNGDFRGMWPMGHERFRIPGADANLGVVEMHKITRVSEPTKMALIYDGVLYHDRNARRITTRHRDRTVCNVLLADGHVEGFSDPQGNETTPDGDLPEQAEFALDRADYLTQNYPRLYWNLKQRD